From the Anguilla anguilla isolate fAngAng1 chromosome 8, fAngAng1.pri, whole genome shotgun sequence genome, one window contains:
- the LOC118234526 gene encoding lactose-binding lectin l-2-like gives MASFTLSTFLGVAVLSSMALVSHGAGTQLLQGPCPDGWIHYNFRCFRHVNNKKNWIDAELNCLNLGANLASVHSEDEHQFLQQLHFGYDRVENGPYWIGMSDLYKKQAWIWTDGTNPSDFSRWVPGEPNNGWNIEHCVHSNYGDLKGWNDVACTAMFQFICAKRLSDKPGL, from the exons CCTTGGTGTTGCTGTTCTCTCAAGCATGGCTTTGG TATCTCACGGCGCTGGGACACAATTGCTTCAGGGTCCCTGCCCTGATGGTTGGATTCACTACAATTTCCGCTGCTTCCGGCACgtaaataataagaagaattGGATTGATGCTGAG ctaaactgtttgaatcTTGGGGCAAACCTGGCTTCAGTGCACAGTGAAGATGAGCATCAGTTTCTTCAACAGCTCCATTTCGGTTATGACCGTGTTGAAAACGGCCCATACTGGATCGGAATGTCAGACCTGTACAAG AAACAAGCATGGATTTGGACCGATGGTACAAATCCAAGTGACTTTTCAAGGTGGGTTCCTGGAGAGCCCAACAACGGATGGAATATAGAGCACTGTGTGCACTCAAACTATGGAG ACCTGAAAGGCTGGAATGACGTTGCATGTACCGCAATGTTTCAGTTCATCTGTGCCAAGCGATTGAGTGACAAACCTGGCCTCTAA
- the LOC118234532 gene encoding lactose-binding lectin l-2-like — translation MASFTLSTFLGVAVLSSMALASHGAGIELFQGSCPDGWFSHNCRCFRHVSDKKFWIDAELNCVDLGGHLASVHSEDEHQFLQQLHTSSVHSEDDPYWIGLSDLYKKYSWLWTDGSIRSDFSRWNPGEPNDLGNAERCVESNHGGPKGWVDNSCTRTYAFICAKRLND, via the exons ATGGCTTCCTTCACATTGTCAACATTCCTCGGTGTTGCTGTTCTCTCTAGCATGGCTTTGG CATCTCACGGAGCTGGGATAGAATTGTTTCAGGGTTCCTGCCCCGATGGTTGGTTTTCCCACAATTGCCGCTGCTTCCGGCACGTTTCTGATAAGAAGTTTTGGATCGATGCAGAG ctaaACTGTGTGGATCTTGGGGGACACCTGGCCTCAGTGCACAGTGAAGATGAGCATCAGTTTCTTCAACAGCTCCATACGAGTTCTGTCCATTCTGAAGACGACCCATACTGGATCGGACTGTCAGACCTGTACAAG AAATATTCATGGCTTTGGACCGATGGTTCAATTCGAAGTGACTTTTCAAGGTGGAATCCCGGAGAGCCCAACGACTTAGGGAATGCAGAGCGCTGTGTGGAGTCAAACCATGGAG GCCCGAAAGGCTGGGTTGACAACTCATGTACCAGAACTTATGCATTCATCTGTGCCAAGCGGCTGAATGACTAA